Proteins found in one Limanda limanda chromosome 18, fLimLim1.1, whole genome shotgun sequence genomic segment:
- the msgn1 gene encoding mesogenin-1 codes for MDMDAVAAKMLSEWKSCEGAFGEGDSLQSASPLSSSMDSMCSSPEMGYSSGHHHHHRDDEDFSQRQGKPKMSTKRRMKASEREKMRMRSLAEALHHLRDFLPPDYSKRGQPLTKIQTLKYTIEYINKLSGILGHA; via the coding sequence ATGGACATGGATGCGGTTGCAGCGAAGATGCTGTCCGAGTGGAAGAGCTGTGAGGGCGCTTTTGGAGAAGGGGACTCGCTCCAGTCCGCCTCGCCGCTGTCCTCCTCCATGGACTCCATGTGTTCCTCGCCGGAGATGGGCTACTCCAGCGggcatcatcatcaccaccgggACGACGAGGACTTCTCGCAGCGGCAGGGCAAACCCAAGATGTCCACCAAGAGACGCATGAAGGCCAGCGAGAGGGAGAAGATGCGCATGAGGAGTCTGGCCGAGGCTCTGCACCATCTCCGCGACTTCCTGCCTCCAGACTACAGCAAGAGAGGCCAGCCCCTCACCAAGATACAGACCCTGAAATACACCATCGAGTACATCAACAAGCTCTCAGGCATCCTGGGCCATGCGTAA
- the si:ch211-51e12.7 gene encoding DNA-binding protein K10, translating to MDADTEGKRTETPKISKDEPEKPVTEKFRGRGFRGRGRGGRMSRGVMRGGRGIMKGFGPPGHGRGRMKDGGMNGFAPMRGMGRMRPYPDLRGHRGRDGPMCMGPPPPPMPPMHLRGLFPPLPRHGSPPPPPRGHPGFRGRPPHPRGRGMPPHPRGRGMPPHPRGRGMPPHPRGPGMPPQPRGRGMPPHGPQRHFHPRGARGYHNGPVSPPPHPRSGRGQRWPGPPGGRRF from the exons ATGGATGCAGACACAGAGGGGAAGAGGACAGAAACTCCAAAGATTTCCAAGGATGAACCTGAGAAACCTGTAACTGAAAAATTCAG GGGTCGTGGGTTCAGAGGCCGTGGTCGAGGGGGTCGGATGAGTCGTGGTGTCATGCGTGGTGGACGAGGCATCATGAAGGGATTCGGTCCACCTGGACATGGAAGGGGTCGAATGAAGGATGGAGGCATGAATGGATTTGCACCCATGAG GGGAATGGGGCGGATGCGTCCTTACCCAGACCTTAGAGGTCATCGTGGTAGGGATGGACCAATGTGTATgggccctcctcctccaccaatgCCTCCCATGCACCTCAGAGGCCTCTTCCCACCCCTGCCCAG GCACGGatcccctccaccccctcctcgGGGTCATCCTGGTTTCAGAGGACGACCACCTCACCCAAGAGGGCGTGGCATGCCACCTCACCCAAGAGGGCGTGGCATGCCACCTCATCCAAGAGGGCGTGGAATGCCACCTCATCCAAGAGGGCCTGGCATGCCACCTCAACCAAGAGGGCGTGGCATGCCACCTCATGGACCTCAACGCCACTTCCACCCCCGTGGCGCCAGAGG CTATCACAATGGACCAGTCTCTCCTCCGCCTCACCCCCGATCTGGCAGAGGCCAGAGGTGGCCagggccccctggtggccggcgcTTTTAA
- the mrps10 gene encoding small ribosomal subunit protein uS10m yields the protein MAAPMALRREIVSLARILTRISHLGPTAVCARSSHNKYNVIRSHLPLTPRTSFHTATVFSSTPSSITVTDEPDALFQKVSILVKAHDTAVLDSYKFFATMAAEELGITVSKVYEPAKEIDRFTLLKSVHIFKKHRVQYEMRTHYRCIELSHITGCTAQAYLEYIQRNLPEGVAMEVTKTAMDKVPDHILEPMWKDHPIEDKPSQ from the exons ATGGCGGCTCCCATGGCGCTCAGGCGAGAGATTGTTTCTCTGGCAAGGATTCTCACAAGAATCTCACATTTG GGCCCGACAGCTGTGTGCGCCCGTTCGAGTCACAATAAATATAATGTTATCAG GTCCCATCTTCCACTGACGCCCAGAACTTCCTTCCACACGGCAACAGTGTTCTCATCAACACCTTCATCA ATCACTGTCACAGACGAGCCTGATGCGCTGTTTCAGAAAGTGTCAATTCTGGTCAAAGCACATGACACGGCCGTCTTGGACAGCTACAAGTTCTTTGCCACCATGGCAGCTGAAGAGCTCGGTATCACTGTCAGCAAAGT TTATGAACCTGCCAAGGAGATAGACAGATTCACACTCCTGAAGTCAGTACACATCTTCAAAAAACACAGGGTCCAGTATGAGATGAGGACACACTACCGGTGCATTGAG TTGTCTCATATAACTGGCTGCACAGCACAGGCATACCTCGAATACATCCAGAGGAACCTCCCTGAAGGAGTCGCCATGGAGGTGACAAAG ACTGCCATGGATAAGGTTCCAGATCACATCCTGGAACCCATGTGGAAGGACCACCCCATAGAGGACAAGCCCAGCCAGTGA